In Cercospora beticola chromosome 3, complete sequence, the following proteins share a genomic window:
- the RPS5 gene encoding 40S ribosomal uS7 domain-containing protein, which yields MSDGEVEVEQSPNYNVLPKDVVENIGQTKLFNKWSYEDVEIRDISLTDYIQIRQPVYISHSAGRYAVKRFRKAQCPIIERLTNSLMMNGRNNGKKLMAVRIVAHAFEIIHIMTDQNPIQIAVDAIVNCGPREDSTRIGSAGTVRRQAVDVSPLRRVNQAIALLTIGAREAAFRNIKSIAECLAEELINAAKGSSNSYAIKKKDELERVAKSNR from the exons ATGTCTGACGGCGAGGTTGAGGTCGAGCAGTCGCCAAACTACAATGTCCTCCCCAAGGATGTTGTCGAGAACATCGGGCAGACCAAGCTCTTCAACAAGTGGAGCTACGAGGATGTCGAGATCCGCGACATCTCCCTCAC CGATTACATTCAGATCAGACAGCCAGTCTACATCTCCCACTCGGCTGGCCGATACGCTGTGAAGCGCTTCCGCAAGGCACAATGCCCCATCATTGAGCGCCTCACCAACTCGCTCATGATGAACGGCCGCAACAACGGAAAGAAGCTCATGGCTGTGCGCATCGTTGCTCACGCTTTCGAAATC ATCCACATCATGACCGACCAGAACCCAATCCAGATCGCCGTTGACGCCATTGTCAACTGCGGTCCTCGCGAAGACTCGACCCGTATTGGAAGCGCTGGTACCGTCCGTCGTCAAGCCGTCGATGTGTCTCCTCTCCGCCGTGTCAACCAGGCCATCGCCCTCCTCACCATCGGTGCCCGCGAGGCTGCTTTCCGCAACATCAAGTCCATTGCTGAGTGCTTGGCGGAAGAGCTCATCAACGCTGCCAAGGGTAGCAGCAACAGCTACGccatcaagaagaaggatgagtTGGAGCGTGTGGCCAAGTCCAACCGATAG